ACATCATTGAAGAGGTTTGCCGCAAAGCCTGCATTCGAGCCAAGGCGGTGAATATTCGTGATTACACCAGTCCGGTGCTCCTTGAAGAGGATGCGGTCAAGCTCTACTACTCGGTTCGCGCAATACAGGACTATATGGCGGACGGTAGAATGGATGCATCGGAAGCAAAAAACTGGCCGCAAGAACTAATCGATCTGGTGATGCTTCCCAAAGAGAATCTGCAAGCGCTCTTTCGGATTTCCGGATATGACGTTATCAAACAGTTTGAAGAGACGGATGCTGGTTTTTTCGCCTTTTCTGCGGCGATACGGAATTTCGCCCGGAATGGGGATGCTGATCACCTGGTGGAGGTTGCGGACAGATATGCGGATCAGGATAGGCGGAAACTGGACCAATGGCGGCTATTGCTGAAACGCATCCTGCGGGGTTGGTACGACATCCATTCGTGGGATGAGCGGGAGCTTGCTTGTCTTGACGAAGTGGAGCGCTTGTTGGATGAGCAACTCTTGCAGCGCGTTCGCATCTATGAAGGACTGTCCAGATTGATTCCGCCGCAGATGTCGGAAACGCGCCCGTGAAAGTTCTCATTACAGGAGCACGTGGCTACCTTGGAGCGCTTCTTTCAGTGGCGCTGAGCGGTAGCCACGATGTCGTTCGCACCTCCCGAGGCGACATCTCCAATTCACTGTTTCAGTATCTGGATGTCACCGATGCCGACTGTGTCAAACGGGTGGTGGCCGCCACGGTGCCGGATGTCATCATTCACGCCGCAGCCATGGCCAACCTCTCGGTATGCGAGGCGAATCCGGAGGCCGCGTTTCTGGTGAATGCCGAAGGCACCTTGAATGTTGTTCAAGCCGCGAATGAGGTGGGCGCGCGAGTGTTGTTCATTTCCACGCTGGCCGCGAGCAATCCCTCGATTGTTTACGGTAGAAGCAAGTCGGCGGCGGAGGAACATGTCAAGCATGTCAGGATGGGGCACGAGATCGTGCAGTTGTCGATGACGTTTGGTCTCAGCCCCAATCGCGCCAGTCGTCGGCCATTCAACAAGATGCTGGAGAGCTTTCAAACCGGCAAGCCGAGAATCTACGACAACGCCTGGCTCTTTCAGCCGACATGCACGGAACACGTCATCGCGATCGTTCGTCAGTTGCTTTGCCGGCCTTTCGAAGGCCGTCGGCTGGCCGTCACGGTGGACAAGCGTTGCACAATGTACGACATCGCCAATGACCTGCTTGGCCCGACGCTTGTGAAAGGCGCAGCGCTCTATCGAGACAGGGAAGTGGTCTGCATCGAGGCGGATCATCTGTCTCGCCTGGGCCTGCCGACCATGACCTACGCCACCATGCTGCAGCGTATGCGGATTCAATTGCTGACGTGTGCGCCAGACGGGATGCCAAACGCCATGCCGGCATGAACGTGGCGCGGCGCAAGCGCGTCCGGCAACCGTCGGGAAATTGACATCGTTGCGTGGAGTTGGCATCCCATGCCATTGATCAGGAGCGTTTCGCCACCTGATCCCGTCTCTTCCTGGAACGGCGCCACGATCCGGCGCCGGGTATCTCGATCGATGCGCGGGCCTCAATGACGCCCGCGCATCGATGATCCGCTCACATCATCCGCATCCGCGCAGCCTACGGCGCGATGGGCCGCAACCCCGTGACGACATCGCGTGCCGCGTTGCTCAGTGCCCCCGCATTGCCGCCATTGGCCGCCACGACCAGGCCGGCCACCGCATTGATCGCACTCATGAACGCGCCTTCCAGCCAGCCACCGAGATGGCTATAGCTATCGCTGGCGAGGAAGAAGCGATTCCCGAGCCTGGGGTTGAGCGCATGCGTGTGATACCGGAAGCAGAGATTGCTCTGATGGTGATCGCCCGTGCCGTCGAGCTTGAAGCCGCCGGCCGTGCCGTTGGTGGTCCAGTCGAACACGAAGCGGTCTTGTTCGCGAACCCGGCTCAGCAGTTGCGAAAACCACCAGACGGCCGGCGCGGCCGCCGGCTCGGCCGGGTCCCGCACGTTGCGCGTGGCACGGTTGATCATCGTCCTGAACATGGCGGTCGCGGTTCCGTCGCTCGTCGGCGGATTCTGCGGGTAGTAGCCGAAGTTGTGCTGCAGCCGCGTCGAGTCGTCGCCCCACGTGTAGCTGGCGAGCAAGCTCGAATAGCGCGGCGCGCCCGGCTCCGTGGGGCTGGGCACCACGTAGCTGGCGGCGAGGCCGGAGTCCGATACGACCGCCTTGATCGGCTGGCCCTTGAGGCGCGGCACGAACGGCTCATCGAGCCTCGCCGTTTCGATGGTGCCGAAGACCTTGGACGACCGGACCATGTGGAGCTGGTTCAGTGCCGTCACGATGCGCGCGTTCGGCGCCGAGCTGGTATCGCTGAGCAGCAGCGCGGGGAGGGCGTCCCGGATGGTGATCGTGCCCAGCCCCAGCGCGCCGTCGCCCAGCACGAGGCTGGCCGGCCCGAACGCGTATCCGGATCGGCTGACCGCCAAGGCGAGCTGGTCCTGCGGGGCGGCCAGGATAACGTAATCGTAGTTGGGCGCCGAAAGCTTGCCCGCCCGATCGTACGCAACCACGAACGGCTGCCGGACACGCGCGGCGTCGGAGTGGCAGACATCGGAGACCCGCTCCCGGCGCACATTGACCGTCAGGCGCGAGCCGCCCTGCTCAAGCGCTTTCTGATACAGGCCAGCGATGAATTCGACATTCTCCTCGACGGGCAGCGTGTATTCGTTCGAGTAGTCCCACAGGATCAGCCGCATCATCTCGACGAGCGAGATGTTGAACAGCGGCTTGAACCCGCCCGTGCCGAAACCGAAGCGGCCGAACAGCTCGACGTAGTAGTTGATCGTCTCCGCCGGGTCGAGGCCGGCGATCGGCGGCAGGCTGCTCGCGGCGCCCTTGCCGATCTCGCGCGTCACGATGCGCCGGACGGCCGCTTCGAGCGTGGTGCCGTCGTGCGCCGCGATGAAGGCCGGCCAGTCGCGCTCCTGAATGGCCCGCAGCTGCGCGGGTCCGGCCGTTTCGCTTTTCAGCAACTGCGCGACCTGCACCGGATCGCGGCCGCCGATCGGAAAGAGTGCGATGGGCGTTTGGCTGTCGGGCGCGCCGGCGAGCCCGCTCGCGACCACGAGAAACACCTTGCGCGCCGGCGATTCCCGGTCCAGCCAGTCCTCGGGCGCACTGCCGCTGTAGCGGTCGATGCGGTCGCCGAACATGAATTCGGTCGGCACCTTGCCGGGATTCGGGAACACCTTGATCGGCGCGCCGTCGCCGTACACGACACTCGCGTAGTGCCACGTCAGCCCGGCGATTTCCGGAAAGCGCATCGCGCCGACTTCGTACACCGTGTCGTTCTGGTTGACGCGGGCGGCGGAGACGCGTCCGGCCTTGAGCCCGCGCACGTTGATGGCCTGGGTGCCGGCTTCAAGCCTGGTGAGGAAACTGTCCGGATCGGATTCGTAGAGCGTGACGGTCATCGTCCCGGCCGAGAGTGTCTTCGCGAGCCGCGACAGTTCGTACAGCGATGCGATCCCGGCCGCGCCGCCGCCGACGATCGCGATGTTGTAGGCGCGATCCGGCAGCGCGCCGAGCACATTGTCGACCGCGACGGGATACGAAACCAATGCGGAATCGGGATGCCGATAGAACCGGCCGTTCAGCCTGGCCTGGCCGATCGTTGTCGAAATCCGCTGCGTGCGCGTATCGCTTTCCATGCTGGTGAGGCCCGGCATGACGGTAATACCCATGGCACTTCTCCATCGTGAATGTTGCGGTGAATGAAGCGGGGGACTGCGGTCCGGCAGGCGCGGGCATCCTACCCATCATGACGCGATGACGAGCGGGGCGCCCAAGGCCGATTCACTATATGAAGCGGGCCATGGTGCGACAACTTGGCTGGGATGCTGAGCTGGCGGGCCTCCGCGCCATGCGTCTCGGGGCCCGTCCGCCGAGGCTTGCCCGTGATGACGACAGCACCTGTGGCCTCGTTAAGCGGCCGGCAGATGACTGCAGGTGTGGGGAATTTCGCGCCGTTGCCGGCCGCAGATGCGCACCAGGTGGACAGCGCGTCCGTGCCGCGAGACGGAGCGACTCGGGCCAAGGCGGGAACCCCGTCGCGAAAGCGCGAGGCGATCGCCGGTCAACGCAGCGAGCGAACCTGCGTCGTCGGATTCGGTCGGGATTGGCGGCAGCGCCGCGCGAACCGAAGGGTGCCGGTGGCTAAAGGGTGCCACACGGCCCGTGCGGGCGAATGGGTCTTGATGACGGGTTCGAGGGAGACCGCGTTTTGGGCGGCGGCGGGGCTCGGTCCCCGGATTGGTTGTGGCCTGGCAGGCATGGCGCCGGAACAAGCGTACGGCGCCGCCGGTCCGTTCCAGCGCTTGGGCACCGGGCCGCATGGACGGCCCGGCAAGGCGATGGCCCGGTCACAGCGCGTCGTTCATCGCGCGCCATCGCGCCGATGAATCCGCCGACCGGGCCAGCCCGTCAGTGCCGGTGATGGTGCTTGCCGTGCTTGCGGTAGCCGCGGTCGTCGCCCTCCGGCTCGGCATTCGAGCTGCGCTGGATATGGCCGCCCAGCGCCGCGCCGGCACCACCGCCGGCTGCCGCGCCGACGATGCCGCCCGTACGGCCGCCCATGGCATTGCCTGCGGCGGTGCCGACGCCGCCGCCGATCGCGCCGCCGATGATCGCGCCCTTGCGATCACGGCTGTTCGACGTCAGCGCGCCGCCGGCGCCGCCACCGATCGCGCCACCGATCACAGCGCCCGTCTGCCCGCCGAGCGCACCGCCCACCGCGGCGCCACCGGCACCGCCCAGGGCGCCGCCGAGCGCGTTGCTCAGATCACCGGCCACGGCCGGCAATGCCGTCATGCCGGCAAGCGCCACGATGAGGGCTGGGGCAATTTTGTTCCACATGGTTCGAATTCTCCTGGTTCCCGAATGCAGGATTCCGCGTCCATCGTCGGATGACGGGCGGAATCGCGTTGATTGACTGACCCGCTTGCCGCCCCAGGGCGGTGCCGGGTCAACCGGCTCGCGGCGAAGAATACATCGCTCATGGGGCATGCGGTTAAACAATCCGGTCAGTCTCGTAACAGAATGTGTGCGGGCCCGGGAGGCGTACCGCTTGGCCGGCCATCCGTGAGTGCGATCCGCCGGCCGGCACCGGACAACGCGGCGTGCGAAGGTTCGCGTCGCCAATCGGCATGCTTGGCATGAAACCGGGCAAACGACTGGCGCCGGATGTGCGATGCAACCGGCGTGATGGCCTGAAACAGCGAAGCGATCCGGCGTCAGCCTAGCGACGGCCTGCCGATGTGGATAACTTGGCCAGCCGCTGTGGAGAACCTTCGGAAAAGCCTGTTTGCCGTCTGTGGTCCGCCTGTCGATGGTGCCGGAACAACTTGCGGGCTGGCCGACGGCCGTGGATCAGGCCGTCGTATCCATCCACGTGACGGCACAGGCTGTCCGGTGGGTTTTGCTTTCAGCAAGTCATTGAAGGCAAAGCGTTTTCCATGGTTACCCACAGAAATGGGGCATCGTTATCTACTACTACCATTTGTATACATAAAGAAATAAGTCAGAAGCAAAACAGCGGGGCGCTCTGGTGAGCCCCTCTGTGGCATGAAAGCGCGGGAAGGGTCCCCGCGCGGCCACTTCCATGTACGCTGCCGCTCGGCTTCGACCGGCGGGCAAGCCGCCAGCAGTCACCGACCGCACATGGCATCGCCCGAACGTTCGAGCCGCCTCGTTCTTCCATGGCGTCGAAAGGACGTTGACGGATACCGGATCCGCAGAGGAAGAATCGGCTCACGCAATCGCACTAGATGGCCGGCCGTCAAGCCGGATTGCCTGCCCACGCGACCCGGTGATCGGGCACGGACGGTTCGCGCGGTATTGGGCCGCCTGTCGCCGTGGCGCAAGGGACGGGCGTCGACACGGTTGTCGGTGGTGGGGGCTTACCGCAGCCGGCTGCGCTTGATTTCCGGCGGTGTCGCCGCGTTGGCGCGCCGGGTGCCGGTGGGCTTGAGCGAGATGCCGTCCATCGGCCCGAACAGCTCGGCGAGGGTGACGTTCAGCGCGTAGCAGATGTTGGCCAGCGTTTCGATCGACGGGTTGGCGATGCCGCGCTCGATCGA
The sequence above is a segment of the Ralstonia nicotianae genome. Coding sequences within it:
- a CDS encoding SDR family oxidoreductase, with product MKVLITGARGYLGALLSVALSGSHDVVRTSRGDISNSLFQYLDVTDADCVKRVVAATVPDVIIHAAAMANLSVCEANPEAAFLVNAEGTLNVVQAANEVGARVLFISTLAASNPSIVYGRSKSAAEEHVKHVRMGHEIVQLSMTFGLSPNRASRRPFNKMLESFQTGKPRIYDNAWLFQPTCTEHVIAIVRQLLCRPFEGRRLAVTVDKRCTMYDIANDLLGPTLVKGAALYRDREVVCIEADHLSRLGLPTMTYATMLQRMRIQLLTCAPDGMPNAMPA
- a CDS encoding helix-turn-helix domain-containing protein; the encoded protein is MLPGMTAKRTDPSTSRPAPILSALGERIKLCRHAADKSQETLAFEALVDRTYISSIERGIANPSIETLANICYALNVTLAELFGPMDGISLKPTGTRRANAATPPEIKRSRLR
- a CDS encoding flavin monoamine oxidase family protein; protein product: MGITVMPGLTSMESDTRTQRISTTIGQARLNGRFYRHPDSALVSYPVAVDNVLGALPDRAYNIAIVGGGAAGIASLYELSRLAKTLSAGTMTVTLYESDPDSFLTRLEAGTQAINVRGLKAGRVSAARVNQNDTVYEVGAMRFPEIAGLTWHYASVVYGDGAPIKVFPNPGKVPTEFMFGDRIDRYSGSAPEDWLDRESPARKVFLVVASGLAGAPDSQTPIALFPIGGRDPVQVAQLLKSETAGPAQLRAIQERDWPAFIAAHDGTTLEAAVRRIVTREIGKGAASSLPPIAGLDPAETINYYVELFGRFGFGTGGFKPLFNISLVEMMRLILWDYSNEYTLPVEENVEFIAGLYQKALEQGGSRLTVNVRRERVSDVCHSDAARVRQPFVVAYDRAGKLSAPNYDYVILAAPQDQLALAVSRSGYAFGPASLVLGDGALGLGTITIRDALPALLLSDTSSAPNARIVTALNQLHMVRSSKVFGTIETARLDEPFVPRLKGQPIKAVVSDSGLAASYVVPSPTEPGAPRYSSLLASYTWGDDSTRLQHNFGYYPQNPPTSDGTATAMFRTMINRATRNVRDPAEPAAAPAVWWFSQLLSRVREQDRFVFDWTTNGTAGGFKLDGTGDHHQSNLCFRYHTHALNPRLGNRFFLASDSYSHLGGWLEGAFMSAINAVAGLVVAANGGNAGALSNAARDVVTGLRPIAP